The Oncorhynchus tshawytscha isolate Ot180627B linkage group LG27, Otsh_v2.0, whole genome shotgun sequence genome includes the window ATGAgggatttgttgttgttgttaacttAATAATAGCTTCAGTATCAAAGTTATGTCATTTTGAAATTGGCCACTTGAAAAACCTAGCTTAACATTGTTTTGTTTGTCTGCTTGACTACTAGGTACAAAGATGACACTGATGCTCCAGTAGAGGAAGGAGGGAAGCCAAAGGTTCTGTATGGTGTGGAGTTCACATTTGACGCTGATGCTCGTGTGGCTATCACCCTGTATTGCCAAGCTTTTGAGGAATTCACCAATGGGATGGCAATGTATGTAAGAGTCTGTTTCAGAAACCTTTTCATTTACATAATAGACTATGTTTAGCATCAATATGATATTTCTAAGTCATTCACTAATTAGAAATACATATTTTCTTCCactgtctcttgctctcttgctaaCTAAATCAAATTCATCATTTTACATTTCATCATTTCTCAAATGAAATCCATGCCTTTTATCTGTTTCTGCAGTGAAATTGTTTTATTCACTTTAAAGACACGTTGTATAAGAACATCTTATGATAGTGGCCAATATACAGCATAGAATGTCAGTCTCCAAAAAGCAGACTGGGAGAGATACAATGGGTCCTTAGCAACCGCCTGTCTCCATGGATACGCATGTCATCTGAAGAGGGAATTAATATAATAGTTTATGCTGAGGTCATTATGTGAGTGGATGGATGTGTTTTTCTGCCTTTTTTTGCATGTTTTTTTATTGAGCTTTTCCATTGACAAATTTAAGAGGGAAAATTCGGAAATTGATTTTAGTTAGGCCTAATGCTGTTTTTCATTATTTGTGGTTGATGAAAGAGCTCTCAACAAGAGATCTGATAAAGAACATCTTATATTTCCGCTATACTAAATTAACGTTGATAGTTTTTGTATTGATAAGAAATTGACATCACTGTTTCTGTCTTGTGTAGGTACAACCCAAAGGGCCCAGCCCTGGTTTCTGAGACTGTACACTATAAGAGGGGTGTGAGCCAACATTTCTCCCTACCTTCTTTCAAAATTGATTTCACCGACTGGAAGGAGGAGGATGTGAGTATATCTGGGCAGCAGCACTCAATCCTGTGGAGTGATGTCACCAGCTCACAGTTGATAAACTCATCTGTTGTCaccatttattttatctttacaGCTGAACTTTGACCTGGACCGGGGTGTTTTCCCCATGGTGATCCAAGCTGTGGTGGATGAAGGGGATGGTAGGTGGTCCAAACGGTTGACGCTGATGTTAATGTACTGCGCTCCATATATCATCTCAAGACTGACTTAACAAACTTAGTTGGCAACTGTCTCTCCGCTGTACCACAATAGCAGGTGCTAGATTAGACACTGTATGCACAGAGTACAGTAATCCCTTATGAATTAGTGTTTGTCCTTTTCCAGATTGCTTGGGACATGCACATGTGCTGCTGGCAGCCTTTGAGAGAGTAAGTAACTCATTGTGTCGATTGAGTGGAAGAGGGCAGTGTTTGAATTTGACTCAAATTTGCAAATCTGATGTCATGAAGTTCTGTTTTCACACATTATGAAATATGTGAAGTAAACACCATTTCTTCCTTTCAAGCATGTGGATGGCAGTTTCTCCGTCAAGCCTCTGAAGCAGAAGCAAATTGTAAGTTCATCCAAGTTAATCCatgtcttctctattatattattcaaAATACAAATGcctgaataacaaaaacatgttaATTTACAACACATACATTTGTTAGCATGTGTGCTTACGTCCTGTTTATCCCCTATGGGACATAAGGCTACAATGTGTTCCTCATGTTACCATGTGTGCGCTCTGTTATAGGTGGATCGTGTGAGCTACCTGCTGCAGGAGATCTATGGAATTGAAAACAAAAACAACCAAGAGACCAAGGTTGTTGTTCTAGAACTCACCAGGAACAACTTTTGTAGATGCATACAGTAGATTTATTTAACATGAATTTACAAAGGCTGTTGGAAAGCAGCACATTTTTCCATTATAGAGGTGTAACCACACCTGAATCTATCAGAAATGTGGCTCATTTTGCTGTAGGTTTTCAGACCGTtggtttgcatagtcaatttTTTTCTACATGTTCATCACTCTTAACAACACTCTTGTTTTTTGGTTCTCTGCAGCCATCGGAGGATGAGAACAGTGACAACAGCAATGAGTGTGTTGTTTGTCTGTCAGACCTCCGAGACACCATCATTCTGCCCTGCAGACACCTGTGTCTCTGCAACTCCTGTGCTGACACCCTGCGTTACCAGGCCAACAACTGTCCTATCTGCAGACTGCGTAAGGAGCGACAATAGTTTGTTTCCAATAGGCTTCCTACTGAGATTTCATGCCTTAGCTAATAGGAAATAGACCTGCCAGGCTGCCATGTTTCAGAGCTCAGCGAGAGAGACACCTAATGGACGTGGAGATGAATGCCCTGTGTTTACTGAGCTGATTTAAGGAAAATGCTGTAAAGTTGACATTTTAGTGAAGATGCAGTCCCATTTGACAGTGTGTAGTGTAATCAGTGtttggtctgtctctctccccagccttcCGAGCCTTGCTGCAGATCAGAGCTGTGAGGAAGAAGCCTGGGCCGCTGTCCCCTGTGTCTTTCAGCCCTGTACTGGCTCAGACCATGGACCATGATGAGCACTCGGTACGGCGCACACGACCCAGGCATTTGTTGTTAATACATGACATCATGTGTGACAAGGATTGTTTCTTTTTATACTTGTATTTAACGAAACTCAACTCCATCACAATGCAGTTACAAAGCCTTTAATAAATGACTGTGAATGACTAGTGAAGATATGAGCAGTCTTTCTGCGTGTGCCTCTCTCCAGAGCTCAGACTCGGTTCCCCCAGGCTTTGAGCCCATCTCTCTGCTGGAGGCCCTGAATGGCCTGCACTCTGtgtccccctccatcccccccgcCCCCCTATACGATGATATTAACTTCTCTGGGAGCCTGGTAGGGGAGGGCCGGCCGCTGGGCTCCCCAGAACACTCCGGGGACGGGGGCCTGCAGAAGGGCAAGGTCAGCAAGTCACCTGACAGGTAATCCTGAGACACAAGGGTAGTAACAAGCTCAGTTCACTTTCTCCTCCATCTGAGATGGACCATctccctgaagtgtgcactcgtaCACTACACTCCCCCTCATGGATTTAAAAGTAATGGACAGGTGTAAGAGAAGATGGTGGAACCTCCCTCCAGCGAATATTTAAACCAATCCAATGCTTTGAAATCTTTTGAGGTAGGGTGAATCAGTGCACACTTTAGGAAGAAAGGGGAGGAGCTGAAGTGGGCTAAAGTCTCACAGTGCTGCTCTCTACGGTCCAGCTGCCTGCTACTGTAATTCTTCACACCATTACCATTTGATTTGAACGGTCTCTAACTTGGAGCATATGCAATTTTGAATGATTTAGTTTTAGTATGAAGTTAATAGCCCTGACAGATTAACTGCCCTGGATGGATTTGCTTGTTGACATTGGGTTTGACTCTGGATTGATTGCTCATCATTTTGTGTAACAGCTTGGCCCAGGGTCAGAATAAAGAGTGTCC containing:
- the LOC112246049 gene encoding probable E3 ubiquitin-protein ligase MGRN1 isoform X1; this translates as MGSILSRRIAGVEDIDIQANSAYRFPPKSGNYFASHFFMGGEKFDTPHPEGYLFGENMDLNFLGNRPVQFPYVTPAPHEPVKTLRSLVNIRKDSLRLVRYKDDTDAPVEEGGKPKVLYGVEFTFDADARVAITLYCQAFEEFTNGMAMYNPKGPALVSETVHYKRGVSQHFSLPSFKIDFTDWKEEDLNFDLDRGVFPMVIQAVVDEGDDCLGHAHVLLAAFERHVDGSFSVKPLKQKQIVDRVSYLLQEIYGIENKNNQETKPSEDENSDNSNECVVCLSDLRDTIILPCRHLCLCNSCADTLRYQANNCPICRLPFRALLQIRAVRKKPGPLSPVSFSPVLAQTMDHDEHSSSDSVPPGFEPISLLEALNGLHSVSPSIPPAPLYDDINFSGSLVGEGRPLGSPEHSGDGGLQKGKVSKSPDSTLRSPSSPIQEEDEEKLSEMSDAQPHTLLSSSPAPTEATAAEDVPESISPDDEDRLHSGGEREILQDYSSEHSSLTKTESDPPGDLSLPGSSESLKSQSTNCSSQPLLCPPSSLHMEDEQFDP
- the LOC112246049 gene encoding probable E3 ubiquitin-protein ligase MGRN1 isoform X2, producing MGSILSRRIAGVEDIDIQANSAYRFPPKSGNYFASHFFMGGEKFDTPHPEGYLFGENMDLNFLGNRPVQFPYVTPAPHEPVKTLRSLVNIRKDSLRLVRYKDDTDAPVEEGGKPKVLYGVEFTFDADARVAITLYCQAFEEFTNGMAMYNPKGPALVSETVHYKRGVSQHFSLPSFKIDFTDWKEEDLNFDLDRGVFPMVIQAVVDEGDDCLGHAHVLLAAFERHVDGSFSVKPLKQKQIVDRVSYLLQEIYGIENKNNQETKPSEDENSDNSNECVVCLSDLRDTIILPCRHLCLCNSCADTLRYQANNCPICRLPFRALLQIRAVRKKPGPLSPVSFSPVLAQTMDHDEHSSSDSVPPGFEPISLLEALNGLHSVSPSIPPAPLYDDINFSGSLVGEGRPLGSPEHSGDGGLQKGKVSKSPDSTLRSPSSPIQEEDEEKLSEMSDAQPHTLLSSSPAPTEATAAEDVPESISPDDEDRLHSGGEREILQDYSSEHSSLTKTESDPPGDLSLPALGPDACSIGVEE